The genome window aaggcaattttgagcCCTTTTTGACTTGGAAAAGCTCTTTAAGTGATGTAAAACCTGGtcttaaaaatgtgttttaatggtGTTTAGAAGATAGAATAATATCCCACTTACAGTAgcctaaatcttcaaccttttcaacctcctcTGCAacaaagattttgaaaatttttcagAGAACTATGGGTTATAGAGAAGTAACTTGTGtggttttatgaagcttgcatctttaatgccAAAAACAACTCATTTTTAGCATAAATTTGTTGCTATAATGTTTGAAAAGgtcaaagatttacagtactggAAATTGTCAGTTCTAAGCTCCAAAATTGTTTAACATTGTCACCCAAGTACACCAATTTGTATAGTTGCAAGCAGCATTGTTGGAAGTAGATCAGACATCGCACACATTGGTTGCAAACTTTTAATTTGGGACCACAAGTGTTTTCAATAGAAAATGGAATGGATGTGAATATGATGGCTGGTGAACATCTAGGACCCTTCCATTGACCATTGGTTTTTCTGGGTTACAGAGCACCTACAGAGCAGCCGAGTGGAAATACCAGTCTATACTGGATCGCTTTATCCGTCTGGAGACACGAGTGGCCATCAATCTGTCCCTGCCTGTACCCCTAGACACAGCCAAACAgaacctcagtaaacaaatcaaagtgagtagtgtgtgtgtgtggcagtGGCCATCAGTCTGTCCCTGCCTGTACCCCTAGACACAGCCAAACAgaacctcagtaaacaaatcaaagtgagtagtgtgtgtgGCAGTGGCCATCAGTCTGTCCCTGCCTGTACCCCTAGACACAGCCACACAGAccctcagtaaacaaatcaaagtgagtagtgtgtgtgGCAGTGGCCATCAGTCTGTCCCTGCCTGTACCCCTAGACACAGCCAAACAgaacctcagtaaacaaatcaaagtgagtagtgtgtgtgGCAGTGGCCATCAGTCTGTCCCTGCCTGTACCCCTAGACACAGCCAAACAgaacctcagtaaacaaatcaaagtgagtagtgtgtgtgtgtgtgacagtggCCATCAATCTGTCCCTGCCTGTACCCCTAGACACAGCCACACAgaacctcagtaaacaaatcaaagtgagtagtgtgtgtgACAGTGGCCATCAATCTGTCCCTGCCTGTACCCCTAGACACAGCCAAACAgaacctcagtaaacaaatcaaagtgagtagtgtgtgtgtgtgtgtgacagtgaCCATCAATCTGTCCCTGCCTGTACCCCTAGACACAGCCAAACAgaacctcagtaaacaaatcaaagtgagtagtgtgtgtgGCAGTGGCCATCAATCTGTCCCTGCCTGTACCCCTAGACACAGCCACACAgaacctcagtaaacaaatcaaagtgagtagtgtgtgtgtgtggcagtGGCCATCAGTCTGTCCCTGCCTGTACCCCTAGACACAGCCAAACAgaacctcagtaaacaaatcaaagtgagtagtgtgtgtgtgtgtgacagtgaCCATCAATCTGTCCCTGCCTGTACCCCTAGACACAGCCACACAgaacctcagtaaacaaatcaaagtgagtagtgtgtgtgtgtgtgtgtgtgacagtgaCCATCAATCTGTCCCTGCCTGTACCCCTAGACACAGCCAAACAgaacctcagtaaacaaatcaaagtgagtagtgtgtgtgGCAGTGGCCATCAATTTGTCCCTGCCTGTACCCCTAGACACAGCCAAACAgaacctcagtaaacaaatcaaagtgagtagtgtgtgtgtgtggcagtAGCCATCAATCTGTCCCTGCCTGTACCCCTAGACACAGCCAAACAgaacctcagtaaacaaatcaaagtgagtagtgtgtgtgtgtgtgacagtggCCATCAATCTGTCCCTGCCTGTACCCCTAGACACAGCCACACAGAACCTctgtaaacaaatcaaagtgagtagtgtgtgtgtgtgtgacagtgaCCATCAATTTGTCCCTGCCTGTACCCCTAGACACAGCCAAACAgaacctcagtaaacaaatcaaagtgagtagtgtgtgtgtgtgacagtggCCATCAATCTGTCCCTGCCTGTACCCCTAGACACAGCCACACAgaacctcagtaaacaaatcaaagtgagtagtgtgtgtgtgtgacagtggCCATCAATCTGTCCCTGCCTGTACCCCTAGACACAGCCAAACAgaacctcagtaaacaaatcaaagtgagtagtgtgtgtgtgtgacagtggCCATCAATCTGTCCCTGCCTGTACCCCTAGACACAGCCACACAGAACCTctgtaaacaaatcaaagtgagtagtgtgtgtgtgtgtgacagtgaCCATCAATTTGTCCCTGCCTGTACCCCTAGACACAGCCAAACAgaacctcagtaaacaaatcaaagtgagtagtgtgtgtgtgtgtgacagtggCCATCAATCTGTCCCTGCCTGTACCCCTAGACACAGCCACACAgaacctcagtaaacaaatcaaagtgagtagtgtgtgtgtgtgtgacagtgaCCATCAATCTGTCCCTGCCTGTACCCCTAGACACAGCCAAACAgaacctcagtaaacaaatcaaagtgagtagtgtgtgtgGCAGTGGCCATCAATCTGTCCCTGCCTGTACCCCTAGACACAGCCACACAgaacctcagtaaacaaatcaaagtgagtagtgtgtgtgtgacagtggCCATCAATCTGTCCCTGCCTGTACCCCTAGACACAGCCACACAgaacctcagtaaacaaatcaaagtgagtagtgtgtgtgtgtgtgtgacagtgaCCATCAATCTGTCCCTGCCTGTACCCCTAGACACAGCCAAACAgaacctcagtaaacaaatcaaagtgagtagtgtgtgtgGCAGTGGCCATCAATCTGTCCCTGCCTGTACCCCTAGACACAGCCACACAgaacctcagtaaacaaatcaaagtgagtagtgtgtgtgtgtggcagtGGCCATCAGTCTGTCCCTGCCTGTACCCCTAGACACAGCCAAACAgaacctcagtaaacaaatcaaagtgagtagtgtgtgtgtgtgtgacagtgaCCATCAATCTGTCCCTGCCTGTACCCCTAGACACAGCCACACAgaacctcagtaaacaaatcaaagtgagtagtgtgtgtgtgtgacagtgaCCATCAATCTGTCCCTGCCTGTACCCCTAGACACAGCCAAACAgaacctcagtaaacaaatcaaagtgagtagtgtgtgtgGCAGTGGCCATCAATTTGTCCCTGCCTGTACCCCTAGACACAGCCAAACAgaacctcagtaaacaaatcaaagtgagtagtgtgtgtgtgtggcagtAGCCATCAATCTGTCCCTGCCTGTACCCCTAGACACAGCCAAACAgaacctcagtaaacaaatcaaagtgagtagtgtgtgtgtgtgtgacagtggCCATCAATCTGTCCCTGCCTGTACCCCTAGACACAGCCACACAgaacctcagtaaacaaatcaaagtgagtagtgtgtgtgtgtgtgtgacagtgaCCATCAATCTGACTCTGCCTGTACCCCTAGACCATCTAATTCGTCTTagaaatgtatgtgtttttatgtttgtttagcATGTTTATCAGATAAGATGATAAATTCTGGGAAACCAAGATTAATATGTAATGACTTATTTGTCTCCAAACAGTCATTTGTGGGCCAAATGTCTAGAGCATAAAAACTACATAATGTTACCTGGGTGTCATTTTATTGCCAGACCTCCTTAACACCATACTGTAACAACATTTGGGAATCCCTGGCGACAGTGAACAAGCAGATGCGTAACCTTGACCAGACCCTCGAGTTCACAGACAGCAAGAAAGGACGGCTGACAAAGGGCTCCACAACTCACCATAAATATGTAGTAGACCTCTTCCTCTCTGCAGTAAGATCaccagttgtctcccctttttTCTTCTCCATTATGCCGATTGATCGTATTGCAGCCGCATGGAAATGACAGATTAACATCAGGCAGTTTACCTTGTTCAGTCTCAAGCTAAACACTGCCACCAGGCAAATTTTGTTAGTTCTTTCTCCAGACTTTAATGTCGGCACCTTGTTCCGATTCCCCAAAATCAGTGTTGACCAAATGTGAAATATAATATTAGACATTTTTGGTGCCCTAGAAATAAGAATTTTACCAGTATTGCGATTGTTACATTCTGTTGTTGCATGGTGCTTGATGAACGCTGTACCAgtagaccggcccggatagcacagttggtagagcgtccgcttcgggaccggtagatccaggatcaatccttgatcgagtcacacctaagactttaaaagaggaagttgtaaattcctcgcttggcgttcagcatgaaggggatagtgcaacgactggttgacccgtatcagtataatggctcgggcggggtggcttgcttgccttcggtaagtcgtctcagtgaagcagcactaaataaaagagcggtggaaatccgtcctgcaacaaggaggcacattacacgtacatgcaccctaatgattccttcgtcgtcatatgactgaaaaattgttgagaacgacgttaaaccccaagcactcactcactcgcactGTACCAGTACTCCTATTGTTACATTATATTGTTTCATGGTGCTTGATGAATGCTTTATGGACTGTCCCCATAAATCGTTTGCTTCGAGTTCAGTTGAAAGGAATGAGAAGAACATACACTCAAATGATTGGTGTAAAGTTCTTTAGTTTTTTCTCCTTGGAGTCGCTCATTGGAAACAACCGAAGAACATCAACACCTGCATGATGGTCTCGGtcatactgttgttgttgcatgttGCTAGGTCAAGACCGTACCAGTACTGCTATTGTCGCATGTGCTTTCTGAAGAAATTGAGACTTTGGTTAACAAACTATCCTgttaggtatatgtatgtataaaaattCACTCTGTTTCTTGTCTTTGATTCTTACTTGGAATTTTACTATACACAGCTACATGACTGGTAAAGGTAAACGTACTTGTAAAAATGAGAAATTCTGTGGCTTTTTCTGTGCTACTTTGTATGATGACCTTGCTGTATTAGGCAGTTTGGTTTGTATGGAAGAAAACTGTTTGCATTACAGACTAGTGATAAGGGTATCACCAGTGGGCCAGTATTGTCAGAGTGCGGGGCCAGAATGCAAATCTCAGGGGCAATCTCAGGCAGAGCGTTTGTCCACAACAAGGCTACTGTGAACGAAGGAATAGAGGTCAGTGTTTGTGTCATACGCATGTACTAGTATTTTGGTGGTGGAGTCCCCCAAACTCTGTGCGGTtccctctcactataatgctggccaccgtgatgaaagtgaaatattcttgagtactgcctacaacaccaataaaatcagtcaatcaatcagtctaaCTGGTACCTGGATAACCTGTTAGAATGCATATACATTAGCAAAGAATTGAAGTAGTTTATTTGCActactgaatacatgtacaggtactcgTGAGCATCAAGCAAGGCTTTGTAGCGTATTGTTCACCACAGAAATGGGGTGATGGTAGACTTTTTAATAGAAGCCTACAAAGGGACagacctgggcccagtttcatgaagttCTCTTTGTGTTACAAGCTtgcaactaccatgacgacgtattgcctacagtactggttgatATGGTAGTTAAGTTAAGGTAATGTGaagagtgcttcgtgaaactgggcgCTGGAGTTTAACGCCACATTTCCTATAAAGGAACGGAATACCATACATGAGCCCACtatcacaaaatttcataaatcagtttttcgtaaGTTGGATTGTGAATAACTGCGTCTTATGACACTGTAGCCTAGGCAGTGTCTTTTGTGagaaaagttacaagaaatgcGACTCGCATGGTTTCATGAAAGTGGCTCCTGGAAGTTCCGGAAGCAAATCAGAactgtttgatttgttttttttttggcaggcCATCAAGCAGGATGTGATAAGAAGCTTGTCATCTCGCTGCCAGCTTTTATGCGAAGACATTAATGTAATTGAAGAAGATAGAGGTAAGTAGAactgctgtctgtctgtctttctccACGTCATTAGATTTTGTATGATGTATTATGGGTGATAAAGGGACCAGGCTATAGGCTTACATcccatctgtctgtccatcacctaacagttttccagactttttcttcaaaaatggTTTATCTTATTGAACTGAAACATGGTACATGGCCTCATCTTGATGAATTGCAGGTCAGGGTAGGATTTCACGCTGTTTTGTCAATTTTGGTCAAAATTATGGCCATTTTTTTAGAACTGTATTTTGGCATCAGATGTGTTTGTAATTTCTTTGGACATCAAGGAGCATTTGTTTGATCAGTGTCGTTGACGTTCATTGAAGTTGAGATTTTTTTCTCCCAGATTTATAGTATTGTGATCATGGAAGGTCATATCAGGGATAAAAGTTTTGACCATTAAAAACATAAGGCCTCAGCATTGAAGCTGAAAATGAattagcctgctgtggtgacgtgAAATATGTGAAACAGTAATGTGAAAAAACACTGGGTTGTTATTTTGTAATACGTAGTATAtaatgtggcctaacatataaaatggcactaaactacagttttcctggaagctggaaattaagtagcctgctgcgGTGACGTgtaatatatgtgaaatatgtgaaacaCTTAGGTGAAATATGTGAAACACTAATGTGAAATAACACTTGGTTATTATTTTCTAATACGAAGTAAATAATGTGGTGAAGCTGGATGTTatgtagcctgctgtggtgatgtCAGAGGTGGTAGGTGTCAAAACAGCTTTGTTTGGAGGAGAGCCCTAAATGGCACTGCGATGTCAGATCATGtcattttagaatatttcaatcattgatgaaaatatgcatgagttgttttttctctctttatttTTGGCATACCTTTCTTAATGTtcctttaaaaccatactcgtGGTTTCATTTAGCACctttcatgtatttttcaatTGTTTAGTTGTTCAGCTTGCCTATGGTGCAGCGAGTCAGATATAATTTCACACAATTTTTCACCAAATAATCATCTTTCTCTATGAACTGTGGTACAGGAAGGGTGATCATTTGGTGACAACCCGTGTAGTTAcatacactgtaattcttcaaccttatcgcatgtttgcaaggtgtttattcaagcatattctgaagacattattctgtgttgactctgttgacttttgtgaagccctaaagcTGGCTaacccaaccagtgtagttttgtctccaacatCACAAACTCatttggttagcatgctagaacagcgttatgacccaggagcctctcaccaatgcggttgctgtgattccagctcatactggctctTTTCCAGCTGTAAATGGggagtcttccagcaacctgcagatggtcatgggtttccccctggtttcctcccaccataataatggctgccatcatataagtaaaatattcttgagtatggcgtaaaacaccaatcacataaataaataaatcacattaaaaaggtGTATAAATCACACTGAACATTTCTGTCTTATGTGtgtaaaggttgaggaaataggatAACTGCGATTTACTGTAAATTAGATAAatttttacatgaatatttcaccaactTTATAGTAGAGTGGTAGAGTAAtcaatttgtgaaaaattccatgaaaatcAATGATGATTTACTATATTCATTCCCTGTGCTATTTCTCTCTCTTTTCCTCAGTAGCAAACCTCCATGAACTGTATGACACACCCAAGCGGGTGTTCGCCCACGTGCCTGGCTTTCCGATCACATTCTGTGACTATGCCTTCAAAGATGAGACCAACAAGGACATAATGGAGCGGTATTCTGAACTCCTGGACATACGCCTGCAGGAAGAGAACCTGGAACTGGAAGCCGAGTCTTTCCTAGGTacctgtacaaaataaaaactatcCTGTTTTTTTAGCTCACTATGATGAAGTAAGGCCTGCTATTGTGAGTGAGGGAAAGTGGTGTCGGTGTCGGTGTTAGTGtcagtgttgtcagtgtcagtGTCGGTGTTGGTGTCAGTATTGTTGTTGGTGTTGGTGTCAGCGTTGAGATAGTATAtgactatatgtatatgtatatatacatctatatatatattccaactgcagtttcaaacttcatgtttttttcaaggaatatgaatttgaatgtccacagaggtctttatatagggTATGTGTTACCAGCAACTAAGGAAATATGTGCTGtgttaaaaattttacacaattaTTGCAGGATTATATTTACTATGATGtgggtgtctgaaaaaagtttctcaaataagttatttagagtagacaaatggtgaagaaaatgaagaagctgaatgtttgtgaacctgagaagtttctaaaggaaggAATTGTCATTTGTGCCATAAGGGgtactgtttttaccttcatcGACAAAAGAGTTTGAATTCAAAACTCTCCTGTTGCTTAacgtaacatacatgtatgcaaaatatttgaaatgctGTAACATTGTATTTACCCCTCATCATTCATATTGAACTAAAAATGTAACAGCTTTTAGGATGTCATTTACAGTCAGGGCAAATCATAGATGTCCCAGATTTGTGGGTTCATTTCAGACCAAACATGCCCTATTAATTGTTGAAAGTAAATCAGTCATCATCAAGTATAAATTTTCAGACTATACTCCTTGTGTTGTGCCCCATCTGGTAGAAATCATGTCTGTGGTGTACCATCTGGTAGAAATCATATCTGTAGTGTGCCCAATCTGGTAGAAATCATATCTGTGGTGTACCATCTGACAGGGAGGATATCTCAGAAATTGGGTAAAAATCATACCTCAGAAACTCTGTGGTGTGCCCAATCTGGTAGAAGTCATATCGGTGGTGTACCATCTGACAGGGAGGATATCTCAGAAATTGGGTAAAAATCATACCTCAGAAACTCTGTGGTGTGCCCCATCTAGTAGAAATCATATTTGTGATGTACCATCCGACAGGGAGGATATCTCAGAAATTGGGTAAAAATCATACCTCAGAAACTCTGTGGTGTGCACTCTCTGGTAGAAATCATACCTCAGAAACTCAGTGGTGTGCACCCTCTGGTAGAAATCATACCCCAGAAACTCTGAGGTGTGCACTCTCTGGTAGATGTCATAACCCAGAAACTCTGTGGTGACCACTCTTTGCTAGAAGTCATACATCAAAAACTCTGTGGTGCCCACCATCTGGTAGAAACTTTAGCCCAGTAACTCAGTGGTCTCACCATCTGGTAGAAATCATACCCAGAAATTCTGTAATGTGCACCAAATGTTAAGAAATCATACCCCAGAAACTCCCCAGAAATGTGGTGTGTACCAACTGATAGAAATTGTATCTCGGAAATCGGTTGTACCATATGACATGAAGGATATCTTAGAAATTCAGAATTCTGTTGCACAGATTGGTGGAAATCATGTCTCAAAATGTCAatcctgtgagttcaagtacagctcatgctggcttcctcttcagccgtacgtgggaaggtcttccagcagcctgcggatggtcgtgggtttcccccgggctatgcccagtttcctcctaccataatgctggccactgtcatataagtgaaatattcttgagcacgacataaaacatcaatcagataaataaataaataaattgaaatgtcAATCCACTTTTCACATATCGGTGCACCATCTAACTTCATTGCGTCATTAGTTTATTTGTCCATCCCTGTTTTAGATGATGAAGATCGTGATGACATGTTGAAGGCAGAAGATTCTGCCTCCTGTGAGGGGCGAACATCTGCTCCGCCACCCAATGTTGACAGTGTATCTCACTCCTCATCTGCCGGCAGCCTGCTGTCTGAACCAGGAGCTGGTGTCAGAGCTATTGGTGAGTTGTTCTAAAATATGCACAGTTGTGAGTTCTTTGGATGAGTCTTGTGCATGCAAATGCTGAAAGCTTCTAAGTTTTGAAAACTATATTTCATCTCTGTGCTCCAAGATTAGGATATGTTAATTATCACAAggatgaaagatttatttattaatttgattgatggtttacacGGTAAtaaagaatatgtcacttatacattgggggccagcaatatggtgggcggaaaccatGCAAAGTCCAGggcaatcatccgcaggttgctgcaggcctgcccacgtacagccggagaggaagacagcatgaactcAAAGcgaacacattggtgagaggctcaatggtcactgtgctgcgctggcatgctaaccatctCGAACAGGGAGGCTCCTAAGGatgaaaaacaacacaacaactCTGTGCCTCTAGTAGGTCCACTTGGTTCACAAACGTGACAAAGCTGACCAGGCGTCTTGAGTGTGACAATGCCAAAAAGTGCTGaatttcatgcaaattttttttaaaataagacAACATCTGTCATGTGTCTGTTATGGTTGATACAGCAGACCAAATTGGAAAGAATTAATAGCTGAAAATGTGAGGATTTCAGCAGAAAGACCATAATTCAAAaggttgaaatttttttttgaaaatttggtaactctataattcaaaattgaacatttttttgaaaGTTTGGTAACtaattcaaaattgaaatttgttttgaaaatttggtaactctataattcaaaattgaaatttgttttgaaagtttggtaactctataattcaaaattgaaatttgttttgaaagtttgGGAACTCTGtaattcaaaattgaaattcaaaattgaaatttgttttgaaaatttggtAACTAtaatttaaaattgaaatttgttttgaaaatttggtaactctataattcaaaactgaacatttttttgaaagtttggtaactctataattcaaaattgaaatttgttttgaaagtttggtaactctataattcaaaattgaaatttgttttgaaagtttgGGAACTCTGtaattcaaaattgaaattcaaaattgaaatttgttttgaaaatttggtAACTAtaatttaaaattgaaatttgttttgaaaatttggtAACTCTGTAATTcaaaattgaacatttttttgaaagtttggtaactctataattcaaaattgaaatttgttttgaaaatttggtATCTGTAGaattcaaaattgaaaatttttttcattgatttaaatGCGGTTTGGAATGTAACATGGGCATTGTGGGATCATATTGATAGTATACTTTTTCGACCATGTCTCCTTGGTTTCCCTTCTGTGTAGCGCTGGTAAtggtcacataagtgaaatattcttgagtacggtgtgaaactccattcaaatcagtaaataaatcaaaagacgTCACACTGATTTTTCTACACTTATTTGTTCAGGTGTGTATTCCTCTTTTAGTGATATAgaaaaagcgaaaaaaaaagtgatgacATACATTATGGATTATGGGATCCACGTGGTCCATTAAGCCCACCTTACCAGCCAACACATTGGCTTACATTTCATTTGATAAAAATAGTAGTCtagaaaataaagtttttaatgGTCGTTCTACTGATGCTTGCTTGTTCACTTCGTTAAAGGTAGGTGAGTGGTAAGCTGGAGACCCAGGATCCAATctcaaaggcaaagaaaatttaGATAACTAAAAAAGTTATTTCGAAAGAGGGGTGGAGTCAGTTTTTTCTAACATGCTTGGTAACTGTAAAAGCCACCTTTGATTCAGAAATTTTACTTTAATAGCCAGGTGGCCATAATAGCAAGAAAACAAGTATGATGTTGTGTCAGTAAAGAGCCATTGTGTAAGCTCTGTTCTGTAGGGTTTCCATCATGTATTAAATTTTCGCCTAATTTCTAAATTTTCTAGGTTCATTTAGAAATGAAACAGCTATTTAATAAATCATTTAACTTCTGATTACAGGTGTTGTGGCAAGTGGGGCTTTAGCAGCTGTGATTGCTGGAATGTCCTATCTGTACCTGGGAACAGAAAGCTAGTCAGCAATTGGCCTTCGAAAGAATGATTTAATATGTGCTAAAAGTACAATTCATCTGGTCaggataaacatgttttttttttgtttttttgtaaatactgaGTAATTTAAGCTCATCCTACTATATATTGTGGTTCTTTGTAGCCAGACCAAATGTTTAGGCCATGAAATAGATTTTCTTAAAATCATTCCCAGATTTTCCAGTGTTTACAGGctttcttgtcatttttcaatttaataCTGGTTTAATATTGTACGGTGGGAACTGAGCAGTTCTCCTCATTCTGACAAAACCACTAGTGTATGTTTCATCAACAATCATTCGTTTACTAACGAACATCAGCTCTTCATTGtatcttgtttatatatatatctgattgcTAAATAAAGCTTGTGAACATCTGTCAAAGAAATGACACTGTTGTGATTTTTAGAGTTGCTTGAGCTCTTTTTTTTAGATGGAATAAGCACTGCTTAATGTTCATGGGCGACCAACAGTTTTAGTCAATGTTCAcgtacaaccatcagctttcCTCAGTGTTCACATACAACCGTCAGCTTTCCTCAATATTCACATACAACCATCAGCTTTCCTCAGTGTTCTCATACAACCATCAGCTTTCCTCAGTGTTCTCATACAACCATCAGCTTTCCTCAATGTTCACAAACAACCATCAGCTTTCCTCAGTGTTCACAAACAACCGTCAGCTTTCCTCAGTGTTCACATACAACCATCAGCTTTCCTCAGTGTTCACCTACAACCATCAGCTTTCCTCAATATTCACATACAACCATCAGCTTTCCTCAATATTCACATACAACCATCAGCTTTCCTCAATATTCAcgtacaaccatcagctttcCTCAATATTCACATACACCCATCAGCTTTCCTCAATATTCACATACAACCATCAGCTTTCCTCAatattcaggtacaaccatcagctttcCTCAGTGTTCACGTAAAACCATCAGCTTTCCTCATTATTCAGATACAACCATCAGCTTTCCTCAATATTCACATACAACCATCAGCTTTCCTCAGTATTCAGAAACAACCATCAGCTTTCCTCAATATTCACATACAACCATCAGCTTTCCTCAatattcaggtacaaccatcagctttcCTCAGTGTTCAcgtacaaccatcagctttcCTCAATATTCAGAAACAACCATCATATTTTCTCAATATTCACATATAACCATCAGCTTTCCTCAATATTCAGAAACAACCATCATATTTTCTCAATATTCACGTACAACCATCAGATTTCCTCAATATTCAGATACAACCATCAGATTTCCTCAATATTCAGATACAACCATCAGATTTCCTCAGTATTCAGATACAACCATCAGCTGTGGtcaatgttcaggtacaaccatcagccaAACtaaatgttcaggtacaaccatcagctatactgaatgttcaggtacaaccatcagctatactgaatgttcaggtacaaccatcagctatactgaatgttcaggtacaaccatcagctatactgaatgttcagatacagccatcagctatactgaata of Liolophura sinensis isolate JHLJ2023 chromosome 13, CUHK_Ljap_v2, whole genome shotgun sequence contains these proteins:
- the LOC135480480 gene encoding protein odr-4 homolog isoform X1, whose protein sequence is MGRLIFADESVQKYLSKLVADGSWNIGLVIGQQGQGDGSQRDYVIHVARTPEPVEDVADIESENEAEEEDSNKEMRSVPRPASLEDANELWVSTHAKQTTKMLPGGMSVIGLFAIAPPKMMEASQAKLRQLLYAVHRSVDKGRILQSKGQNMMDRILVQICSQTRKLTCRTLDVNYHLSTYRAAEWKYQSILDRFIRLETRVAINLSLPVPLDTAKQNLSKQIKTSLTPYCNNIWESLATVNKQMRNLDQTLEFTDSKKGRLTKGSTTHHKYVVDLFLSATSDKGITSGPVLSECGARMQISGAISGRAFVHNKATVNEGIEAIKQDVIRSLSSRCQLLCEDINVIEEDRVANLHELYDTPKRVFAHVPGFPITFCDYAFKDETNKDIMERYSELLDIRLQEENLELEAESFLDDEDRDDMLKAEDSASCEGRTSAPPPNVDSVSHSSSAGSLLSEPGAGVRAIGVVASGALAAVIAGMSYLYLGTES
- the LOC135480480 gene encoding protein odr-4 homolog isoform X2, translated to MGRLIFADESVQKYLSKLVADGSWNIGLVIGQQGQGDGSQRDYVIHVARTPEPVEDVADIESENEAEEEDSNKEMRSVPRPASLEDANELWVSTHAKQTTKMLPGGMSVIGLFAIAPPKMMEASQAKLRQLLYAVHRSVDKGRILQSKGQNMMDRILVQICSQTRKLTCRTLDVNYHLSTYRAAEWKYQSILDRFIRLETRVAINLSLPVPLDTAKQNLSKQIKTSLTPYCNNIWESLATVNKQMRNLDQTLEFTDSKKGRLTKGSTTHHKYVVDLFLSATSDKGITSGPVLSECGARMQISGAISGRAFVHNKATVNEGIEAIKQDVIRSLSSRCQLLCEDINVIEEDRANLHELYDTPKRVFAHVPGFPITFCDYAFKDETNKDIMERYSELLDIRLQEENLELEAESFLDDEDRDDMLKAEDSASCEGRTSAPPPNVDSVSHSSSAGSLLSEPGAGVRAIGVVASGALAAVIAGMSYLYLGTES